In Vibrio alginolyticus NBRC 15630 = ATCC 17749, the sequence ATTGCATTGGATGATTTCGGATCTGGATTGTCTTCATTTGGTTACTTAAAGAAACTTCCTGTCGATATCGTGAAAATTGATGGTCTTTTCGTGCAAGATATCAACGTAAATGAAATGGACCGCGTGATGGTTCGTTCAATCAATGACTTGGCGAAGCAACTAGGTAAAGTGACGGTGGCGGAGTTTGTCGAAAATGACCAGGTTATGCAGCATTTGATAGACCTCGGTGTGGACTACGGTCAAGGCTACGGTATTGGTCATCCTAAGCCGCTTTCTGAGCTAGTGGAGCAACTGACGGTTGTATAACCTCTTCGTAGCAAGCTCAACCTAGCATTAATAGGTAACTTAGGTATACACTCAGCGCCAGTTACCTCGATTTTTATTGGAGCCTCCTTTTGCAACTGCAATTGATCTGTGAAAACCCGTCTCAACAATCTCATCTTGATGAACTCGCTGCGCGTTGGCGGCTTTCTCATACTGACGATAGCGATTTTGCTTTGGTGCTAACCACCGAGCGTTTGGAGCTACGTAAAGTGGATGAGCCAAAGCTGGGTGCAATCTTTGTGGATTTGATTGGTGGTGCGGTCGGTCATCGTCGCAAGTTCGGTGGTGGTAAAGGTCAGGCAATTGCGAAAGCGGCGGGGTTGAACAAAGGGGCAACGCCAACCGTGTTAGACGGCACGGCAGGTCTTGGTCGTGATGCGTTTGTGCTCGCCTCGCTAGGTTGTAAAGTGCAGATGGTCGAGCGTCATCCAGTCGTAGCGGCTTTGTTAGATGATGGCTTGGATCGAGCGAAACAAGACTCAGAAATCGGCACCTGGGTATCT encodes:
- a CDS encoding class I SAM-dependent methyltransferase, translating into MQLQLICENPSQQSHLDELAARWRLSHTDDSDFALVLTTERLELRKVDEPKLGAIFVDLIGGAVGHRRKFGGGKGQAIAKAAGLNKGATPTVLDGTAGLGRDAFVLASLGCKVQMVERHPVVAALLDDGLDRAKQDSEIGTWVSERMSLIHASSHDALEQLAQDKDFVQPDVVYLDPMYPHPENKKKSALVKKEMRVFQSLVGADLDADGLLEPAMALATKRVVVKRPDYANWLNEKKPTMAIETKKNRFDVYVKASMA